The Dethiobacter alkaliphilus AHT 1 genome includes a region encoding these proteins:
- a CDS encoding MBL fold metallo-hydrolase yields the protein MALELKKIAEHTYMIAGAVNIGVLINGDNCLLIDTGLDRQAGKQILTCLNHDGLTPKAIINTHSHADHFGGNAIIRQETGAKVYASPLEKAIIENPYLEPFYLFSAAPVKALKTRFLMAPASPVDGVLEPGTSTVAGFDVEIISLPGHSPGQIGVVTQDNICFTADAYFGESIIEKYGMPYTADVSAALSTLQALWQSDYAKYIPSHGDPAGKPTETILQNVSAIEKTLEQILKILDAGAQTREEILSAVITASDRKLDPVQYVLNHGAITACLSHLHKINKVEYVFNGGKMLWKTLSRQQACAPGG from the coding sequence ATGGCTCTTGAACTAAAAAAAATTGCAGAGCATACATACATGATTGCGGGTGCGGTCAACATCGGTGTCCTCATAAACGGAGATAACTGTCTGCTCATCGATACCGGACTGGACAGGCAGGCAGGAAAGCAGATACTTACCTGTTTAAACCATGACGGACTGACCCCTAAAGCAATAATTAACACCCACTCCCACGCCGACCATTTTGGCGGCAATGCCATCATCCGTCAGGAAACAGGAGCAAAAGTTTATGCATCTCCTCTGGAAAAAGCAATTATCGAAAACCCATACCTGGAGCCTTTTTATCTGTTCTCGGCAGCACCGGTGAAAGCGCTGAAAACCCGGTTTCTCATGGCACCGGCCTCTCCGGTGGACGGAGTTCTGGAACCGGGAACATCTACTGTGGCCGGCTTTGATGTGGAGATAATCTCTTTGCCCGGTCACAGCCCGGGACAAATCGGTGTTGTTACTCAGGATAACATCTGTTTTACCGCAGATGCGTATTTTGGAGAATCCATCATCGAAAAATACGGCATGCCCTACACCGCAGACGTATCTGCCGCCTTAAGCACTCTGCAGGCTCTCTGGCAAAGCGATTACGCAAAATATATCCCCAGCCACGGCGATCCTGCGGGAAAACCCACTGAAACTATTTTGCAAAATGTCTCTGCAATAGAGAAAACACTGGAGCAGATTTTAAAAATCCTGGACGCGGGCGCCCAGACCCGTGAAGAAATCCTGTCTGCGGTTATCACCGCCAGTGACCGCAAGCTGGATCCCGTCCAATACGTTTTAAACCACGGCGCCATCACCGCCTGTCTGTCACACCTGCATAAAATAAACAAAGTGGAATACGTTTTCAATGGCGGGAAAATGCTCTGGAAAACCCTGTCCCGGCAGCAAGCCTGCGCGCCCGGTGGCTGA
- a CDS encoding glutaredoxin family protein, whose protein sequence is MSEVIIYTKTGCPYCQAAIERYQKDGIPFREVNVGEDPKALQFIKESYGAQKVPVIVSDGSLVCIGFQGGG, encoded by the coding sequence ATGTCCGAGGTAATTATTTACACAAAAACCGGCTGCCCCTACTGTCAGGCAGCAATTGAGCGCTACCAGAAAGACGGCATACCCTTCCGCGAAGTAAATGTGGGCGAAGACCCTAAGGCTTTGCAATTTATTAAGGAATCATACGGCGCCCAAAAGGTGCCGGTGATTGTCAGCGACGGCAGCCTGGTATGCATAGGTTTCCAGGGTGGCGGCTGA
- a CDS encoding C-GCAxxG-C-C family protein: MNQDLTMAARNKAGEYFKQGFNCAESILRAYLDFLPHDFSPEVARLASTFGGGLGRAGCTCGVLTGSEMVLGMLVGRDSPSDDLNRVYQLSGELHDRFKEKFGSTCCRVLNKGDYQSQDHFRRCLKITGGGSMLLMQFLLENSLLNGKLDDLLKEYSA, translated from the coding sequence ATGAACCAGGATCTAACCATGGCAGCCCGAAACAAAGCGGGTGAATACTTTAAGCAAGGCTTTAACTGTGCAGAATCCATACTCCGCGCCTATCTGGACTTTCTGCCACATGATTTTTCTCCGGAAGTGGCGCGTCTGGCCAGTACCTTCGGTGGCGGACTGGGTCGTGCAGGCTGCACCTGCGGAGTACTGACAGGCTCTGAAATGGTATTGGGAATGCTGGTTGGCCGGGACAGCCCATCCGATGATCTGAACCGTGTTTACCAGTTGTCAGGAGAGCTGCATGACCGCTTCAAGGAGAAGTTCGGCAGTACCTGCTGTCGGGTTCTTAATAAAGGAGACTACCAAAGCCAGGATCACTTTCGCCGCTGTTTAAAAATCACCGGCGGCGGATCAATGCTGTTGATGCAGTTTCTTTTGGAAAACAGCCTTTTAAACGGCAAACTGGATGATTTGTTAAAAGAATACTCAGCATAA
- a CDS encoding cobalamin B12-binding domain-containing protein — protein sequence MNTNRKIRVLVAKPGLDGHDRGAKVVARALRDAGMEVVYTGLHQTPEQVVEAAIQEDVDLIGLSVLSGAHMTIFPRICELLKENNAEDIMVMGGGIIPEDDLKELLEKGYAQALWTPGANTSEIVKWIQEAMADKAS from the coding sequence ATGAACACTAACAGAAAAATTCGTGTCCTGGTTGCCAAGCCCGGCTTGGACGGCCACGACCGCGGCGCAAAAGTTGTAGCCCGTGCCCTGCGCGATGCCGGCATGGAAGTTGTTTATACCGGTCTGCACCAAACACCGGAACAGGTGGTAGAGGCCGCCATTCAGGAAGACGTAGATTTAATCGGACTGAGTGTACTGTCCGGAGCACACATGACCATTTTCCCGCGCATTTGTGAACTGCTGAAGGAAAACAATGCGGAAGATATCATGGTTATGGGTGGCGGAATTATTCCCGAAGATGATCTAAAAGAGCTTCTGGAAAAAGGTTATGCTCAGGCGCTGTGGACACCCGGTGCCAACACCAGTGAAATCGTCAAGTGGATCCAGGAAGCAATGGCTGATAAAGCTTCTTAA
- a CDS encoding acyl-CoA mutase large subunit family protein, with the protein MNANDKEKIRLGKKAWEERTAGKERQKKFMTVSSVPIKPLYTPEDVEDLDYMKDLNYPGAYPYTRGVQPNMYRGRNWTMRQFAGFATATESNERYKYLLSQGQTGLSVAFDMPTIMGYDSDHARSFGEVGRVGVAIDSLDDMETLFSDIPLDKITTSMTINAPASILWCLYIATAEKQGVPSHKLGGTIQNDILKEYIAQKSWIFPPEPSMRLITDIFDFAAQHVPKWNTVSISGYHIREAGSTAVQELAFTLADGFAYVEAGMKAGLDVDAFAPRLSFFFNAHMDFFEEIAKYRAARRIWARRMKEKYGAKDEKSLLLRFHTQTAGCSLTAQQPENNIIRTAYEALGAVLGGTQSLHTNSMDEVLSLPTEKSVRIALRTQQIIAEETGVTNTIDPLAGSYFVEALTNQMEEEAEKYFERIDNYGGVLEAIDEGFFQQEIADAAYRYQQEIEKDERIIVGVNGYTIEESQDIEILKIDPQIEENQRKRVQRVRETRDNIVCNNRLEALRKAAGTSDNLIPVILDAVRAYATEGEIVQVLREVFGEYKEKPIF; encoded by the coding sequence ATGAACGCAAATGACAAGGAAAAGATTCGTTTAGGCAAAAAGGCGTGGGAAGAGCGCACGGCCGGCAAGGAACGTCAAAAGAAATTTATGACCGTTTCCTCTGTCCCGATCAAACCGCTTTATACCCCGGAGGATGTTGAAGACCTCGATTATATGAAAGACCTGAATTATCCCGGAGCCTATCCTTATACCCGTGGGGTTCAGCCCAATATGTACCGCGGCCGTAACTGGACCATGCGCCAGTTTGCCGGCTTTGCTACAGCCACCGAGTCCAACGAACGGTATAAGTATCTGTTAAGTCAGGGGCAGACCGGTCTGTCCGTTGCTTTTGACATGCCCACCATCATGGGTTACGATTCCGACCATGCCCGTTCCTTCGGGGAAGTTGGTCGGGTAGGTGTGGCCATCGACTCTTTGGACGACATGGAAACTTTGTTCTCCGACATTCCGCTGGATAAGATCACAACCTCCATGACCATCAATGCACCGGCATCCATCCTGTGGTGCCTGTACATTGCCACCGCAGAAAAACAGGGCGTACCGTCTCATAAGCTGGGCGGCACCATTCAAAACGATATCCTTAAAGAATATATCGCTCAGAAATCCTGGATTTTCCCGCCGGAGCCATCCATGCGCCTGATTACAGACATTTTTGATTTCGCAGCGCAGCATGTGCCTAAGTGGAACACCGTAAGTATTTCCGGCTATCACATCCGGGAAGCGGGTTCCACCGCAGTTCAGGAGCTGGCTTTTACGCTGGCTGATGGCTTTGCTTATGTGGAAGCAGGTATGAAAGCCGGGCTGGACGTTGATGCCTTTGCTCCACGCCTTTCCTTCTTCTTTAATGCCCACATGGACTTCTTTGAAGAAATCGCTAAATATCGTGCTGCAAGACGCATCTGGGCCCGCCGCATGAAGGAAAAGTATGGTGCCAAAGATGAGAAATCATTGCTTCTGAGGTTCCATACCCAGACTGCAGGATGCTCACTTACCGCCCAGCAGCCTGAAAACAATATTATCCGTACTGCTTATGAAGCGTTGGGTGCAGTTCTTGGTGGTACCCAGTCCCTGCACACCAACTCCATGGACGAAGTACTGTCACTGCCCACGGAAAAATCCGTCCGCATTGCACTGCGTACCCAGCAGATTATTGCTGAGGAAACCGGTGTAACAAATACCATTGATCCCCTGGCTGGCTCCTACTTTGTGGAAGCTTTGACCAACCAGATGGAAGAGGAAGCGGAAAAATACTTTGAGCGGATCGATAATTACGGCGGGGTGCTGGAGGCCATCGATGAAGGATTCTTCCAGCAGGAGATTGCCGACGCTGCTTATCGTTATCAGCAGGAGATCGAAAAAGATGAGCGGATTATCGTAGGGGTAAACGGTTACACCATTGAAGAATCCCAGGACATCGAGATTCTTAAAATTGATCCACAAATTGAAGAGAATCAGCGTAAGCGGGTACAGCGCGTCCGTGAAACACGTGACAACATTGTCTGCAACAACCGCCTGGAAGCGCTGCGTAAGGCTGCAGGAACCAGCGACAATTTGATTCCCGTAATCCTGGATGCTGTCCGGGCCTATGCTACCGAAGGCGAGATTGTCCAGGTATTGCGTGAAGTCTTTGGCGAATATAAAGAAAAACCCATTTTCTAG
- the meaB gene encoding methylmalonyl Co-A mutase-associated GTPase MeaB → MHEKVIEGILNGDRRMVARAISLIENQDPNKNKILSEIYPHTGKAYVVGITGAPGAGKSSLVDRYLETLRKQGLTVGVIAVDPTSPFTGGAILGDRIRMQEHALDKDIFIRSMGTRGSLGGLSRATKEAVQVLDAAGKDVIVIETVGVGQSEVDIIKYADSTLVVMTPAGGDSVQTIKAGIMEIADIFIVNKSDLAGADRTVSEIGMMLDLSENNKQWRPPVVRTVTLDSSGIDDMYEAIEKHRTFLMESGNIEKVRKERIRRDVLDLIEYQIKNTVWDQVSGSDEFEELVNQIMSRENDPYSAAAQVLQGVNLDQCKVF, encoded by the coding sequence ATGCATGAAAAAGTCATCGAAGGGATTTTAAACGGAGACCGCCGCATGGTGGCTCGCGCCATTTCCCTGATTGAAAACCAAGACCCAAACAAAAACAAAATACTCAGTGAAATCTACCCCCACACAGGCAAAGCCTATGTGGTGGGGATTACAGGAGCACCGGGTGCCGGTAAAAGTTCACTGGTGGACCGCTACCTGGAGACTTTGCGCAAGCAAGGGCTTACCGTTGGCGTTATCGCTGTGGACCCCACCAGTCCCTTCACAGGCGGCGCCATCTTAGGTGACCGGATCCGGATGCAGGAACATGCGCTGGATAAAGATATTTTTATCCGCAGCATGGGTACCCGCGGCAGCCTGGGCGGCCTGTCCCGCGCCACCAAAGAAGCGGTACAGGTGCTGGATGCAGCGGGAAAAGACGTTATCGTTATTGAAACCGTTGGAGTGGGCCAGTCTGAAGTAGATATCATCAAGTATGCTGACAGCACTCTGGTGGTCATGACTCCCGCAGGCGGCGACAGCGTGCAGACCATCAAAGCAGGAATTATGGAAATTGCCGACATCTTCATCGTCAACAAATCTGATTTGGCCGGTGCGGACCGCACCGTTTCCGAAATCGGCATGATGCTGGATTTAAGTGAAAATAATAAGCAGTGGCGCCCGCCGGTGGTGCGGACGGTTACCCTTGACTCCAGCGGCATTGACGATATGTATGAGGCCATTGAAAAACACCGCACCTTCCTGATGGAAAGCGGTAATATTGAAAAAGTCCGCAAAGAGCGGATCCGTCGTGATGTGCTGGATTTAATTGAGTACCAAATCAAAAACACTGTCTGGGATCAGGTCTCCGGCAGTGACGAGTTTGAAGAATTAGTGAACCAGATTATGTCACGGGAGAATGACCCTTATTCAGCAGCTGCTCAGGTGCTGCAAGGCGTTAATCTCGACCAGTGCAAAGTTTTTTAA
- the cobO gene encoding cob(I)yrinic acid a,c-diamide adenosyltransferase translates to MAEKKGLVMIYTGDGKGKTTAALGLALRASGHGAKIFMVQFRKSDPTYGEIQAINKFLPNVTVVQSERSRITGHGGFEQEDFDDAKNVFAQGREALLSGEYNLVIFDEVNFAADYGLIPRDEVVKMLKQRPPQTDVVLTGRNAPAEFVEMADLVSEVREIKHHYRAGIMAQKGIEY, encoded by the coding sequence ATGGCGGAGAAAAAAGGCCTCGTTATGATTTATACCGGAGACGGCAAGGGCAAGACCACAGCGGCTCTTGGCCTTGCCCTCCGGGCCAGTGGCCACGGGGCAAAGATTTTTATGGTGCAGTTTCGCAAAAGCGACCCCACCTATGGCGAAATCCAGGCCATTAACAAGTTTCTGCCCAACGTCACCGTAGTCCAGTCGGAGCGCAGCCGGATTACCGGTCATGGCGGCTTTGAGCAGGAAGACTTCGATGATGCCAAAAACGTATTTGCCCAAGGGCGTGAAGCCTTGCTTTCCGGTGAATATAATCTGGTAATTTTCGATGAAGTAAATTTTGCTGCAGACTATGGGCTTATACCGCGTGATGAGGTGGTAAAGATGCTAAAACAGCGTCCGCCACAGACCGACGTGGTTCTTACCGGGCGCAATGCGCCGGCAGAGTTTGTGGAAATGGCAGATCTGGTAAGTGAGGTCAGGGAAATAAAGCATCATTATCGAGCCGGGATTATGGCACAGAAGGGCATTGAATACTAA
- a CDS encoding acyl-CoA dehydrogenase — protein sequence MNFQLSPEQEMIRKMVREFAEKEVAPTAAERDEKEEFSRPIFDKMGEIGLTGLPWEEKYGGAEAGFIPYVIAVEELSRVCGSTGVTLSAHISLCSWPIWKYGTEEQKQKYLVPLAQGKALGGYGLTEPSAGTDAAGLRTTAKLDGDHYILNGTKIFITNGDGDTFVVFAATDKSKGPKGISAFIVEKGFEGFKVGSHEKKLGIRASSTTELIFEDCKVPKENLLGKEGEGFKIAMSTLDGGRNGIAAQALGLAQGAFEAALEYSKGREQFGQPIFNFQAISFMLADMATKIEASRLLTYQAAYLEGEGLPYGKASAMAKLYASDAAMEITTNAVQIFGGYGYSREYPVERMMRDAKITQIYEGTNEVQRLVISRYIKG from the coding sequence ATGAATTTTCAACTGTCACCAGAACAAGAAATGATCCGCAAAATGGTACGCGAATTTGCAGAAAAAGAAGTGGCTCCCACCGCTGCGGAGCGGGATGAGAAGGAAGAGTTTTCCCGTCCAATATTTGATAAGATGGGTGAAATCGGCCTGACAGGCCTGCCCTGGGAAGAAAAGTACGGCGGAGCTGAAGCCGGCTTCATTCCTTATGTGATTGCAGTGGAAGAACTTTCCCGGGTATGCGGTTCCACCGGCGTTACCCTGTCTGCTCACATTTCCCTCTGCTCCTGGCCCATTTGGAAGTACGGTACTGAAGAACAGAAGCAAAAGTACCTGGTTCCCCTGGCTCAGGGTAAAGCATTGGGCGGCTACGGTCTCACAGAGCCCTCCGCCGGTACCGATGCTGCCGGCCTGCGTACCACCGCTAAGCTGGACGGAGACCACTATATTTTAAATGGCACCAAGATCTTTATCACCAACGGTGACGGCGACACCTTCGTAGTATTTGCCGCCACAGACAAGAGCAAAGGCCCCAAGGGCATCAGCGCTTTTATCGTGGAAAAAGGTTTCGAAGGTTTCAAGGTTGGCAGCCATGAGAAGAAGTTGGGTATCCGCGCTTCCAGCACCACCGAGCTGATCTTTGAAGACTGCAAAGTTCCCAAAGAGAACCTGCTGGGCAAAGAGGGCGAAGGCTTTAAAATTGCTATGAGCACCCTGGACGGCGGCCGTAACGGAATTGCCGCTCAGGCACTGGGCCTGGCTCAGGGCGCTTTTGAAGCAGCTCTGGAATACTCCAAGGGCCGTGAGCAGTTTGGCCAGCCCATCTTCAACTTCCAGGCTATTTCCTTTATGCTGGCCGATATGGCAACCAAGATTGAAGCTTCCCGTCTCTTAACTTACCAGGCTGCTTATCTTGAAGGCGAAGGCCTGCCTTACGGTAAAGCCAGCGCCATGGCAAAGCTATATGCCTCCGATGCAGCCATGGAAATCACCACCAATGCGGTACAGATCTTCGGTGGCTATGGCTACAGCCGTGAGTACCCGGTGGAGCGGATGATGAGAGACGCCAAAATTACCCAGATTTACGAGGGCACCAACGAAGTACAGCGTCTGGTTATTTCCCGTTATATTAAGGGTTAA
- a CDS encoding acyl-CoA dehydrogenase yields the protein MEFLLSDQHQMMQKMFYDFAQKEIAPNAAKYDETAEFPLENIKKLGAQGFMGIPIPEEYGGAGADFLTYILCIEEVSRACASTGVILAVHTSVGTFPILNFGTEEQKQKYVPKLASGEYVGAFALTEPGAGSDASALRTSAKRDGDDYVLNGTKIFISNGGHAQVYTVFATVDKGQGTKGITAFLVEKDTPGFKVGAIEKKMGLNADVTTELVFEDCRIPASQRLGKEGEGFKIAMSLLDGGRIGIGAQGLGIAQAAYDEALKYAQFREQFGQPIFNNQAIAFKLADMATEIEAARLLVYQAAFRKENGLPNGKQASMAKFYATDTAMKVTTEAVQVLGGYGYSREYPVERLMRDAKITQIYEGTNQIQRLVISKAIEKGL from the coding sequence ATGGAATTTTTGCTTAGCGATCAGCATCAGATGATGCAAAAAATGTTCTACGATTTTGCCCAGAAAGAAATCGCACCAAACGCTGCCAAGTACGATGAAACCGCAGAGTTTCCCCTGGAGAATATTAAAAAGCTGGGGGCTCAGGGCTTTATGGGAATTCCCATTCCCGAAGAGTATGGCGGTGCCGGCGCCGACTTCCTCACCTATATTCTCTGCATTGAGGAAGTTTCCCGGGCCTGTGCCTCCACCGGTGTTATTCTGGCTGTTCATACTTCCGTAGGCACCTTCCCTATCCTCAATTTCGGGACTGAAGAACAGAAACAGAAGTATGTCCCCAAACTGGCTTCCGGAGAATATGTGGGAGCTTTTGCCCTGACCGAACCCGGTGCAGGATCAGATGCCTCTGCTCTCCGCACTTCCGCCAAAAGAGACGGCGATGACTACGTGTTAAACGGGACAAAGATTTTTATCTCTAACGGCGGTCACGCTCAGGTCTACACCGTTTTTGCTACGGTGGATAAGGGTCAGGGTACGAAAGGAATTACTGCATTTTTGGTGGAAAAAGATACTCCCGGTTTCAAAGTTGGCGCCATTGAAAAGAAAATGGGCTTGAATGCCGACGTAACCACGGAGTTGGTTTTTGAAGATTGCCGTATTCCTGCCAGCCAGCGTCTGGGTAAAGAGGGCGAAGGTTTTAAAATTGCCATGAGCCTCTTAGACGGCGGCCGTATCGGAATCGGTGCACAGGGTCTGGGTATTGCGCAGGCTGCTTATGACGAAGCACTGAAATATGCTCAGTTCCGCGAGCAGTTTGGCCAGCCCATCTTTAACAACCAGGCCATTGCTTTCAAACTTGCTGATATGGCTACTGAGATTGAAGCAGCACGTCTTCTTGTTTACCAGGCAGCATTCCGCAAAGAAAACGGTTTGCCAAACGGTAAGCAAGCATCCATGGCAAAGTTCTATGCCACCGATACTGCTATGAAAGTTACCACTGAAGCGGTACAGGTCTTGGGCGGTTACGGCTACAGCCGGGAATATCCGGTCGAACGCCTGATGCGTGATGCCAAAATCACCCAGATTTATGAAGGAACAAACCAGATCCAGCGTTTGGTTATCAGCAAGGCCATTGAAAAGGGTCTTTAA
- a CDS encoding short-chain-enoyl-CoA hydratase, protein MAFENILFEKDGSIATVTINRPKALNALNADTLKELDQVFTELAADDTVSAVILTGAGEKAFVAGADISFMKDLTAVEARAFAQLGQAAFNKIENLPQPVIAAINGFALGGGCELASACDIRLASESAKFGQPEVNLGVPPGFAGTQRLPRLVGKGRAKELLYTGDMIDAAEAYRIGLVNKVFATAEELQEAAKKMAKKIAGKGQIAVRVTKSAVNQGMEMDSARGMAYEAEVFGLVFSTEDQKEGMAAFLEKRKAEFKGK, encoded by the coding sequence ATGGCTTTTGAAAATATTTTGTTTGAGAAAGACGGCAGTATTGCCACTGTAACCATTAACCGGCCTAAGGCGCTGAATGCGTTGAACGCCGACACACTGAAGGAACTGGATCAGGTGTTTACCGAACTGGCCGCCGATGATACCGTCAGTGCGGTGATTCTCACCGGTGCAGGAGAAAAGGCTTTTGTGGCCGGTGCGGACATTTCCTTTATGAAGGATTTGACCGCTGTGGAAGCCCGGGCGTTTGCTCAGTTGGGGCAGGCTGCCTTCAACAAGATTGAAAACCTGCCCCAGCCGGTGATTGCCGCCATCAATGGCTTTGCCTTGGGCGGTGGTTGCGAGTTGGCCAGCGCCTGTGACATCCGTCTGGCATCTGAGAGCGCCAAGTTTGGTCAGCCGGAAGTGAACCTGGGTGTGCCCCCCGGATTTGCCGGTACACAGCGTCTGCCCCGCCTGGTAGGCAAGGGCCGCGCCAAGGAATTGCTCTACACCGGTGATATGATTGATGCGGCGGAAGCTTATCGCATCGGATTGGTTAACAAAGTCTTTGCCACCGCCGAAGAACTGCAGGAAGCGGCGAAGAAGATGGCCAAGAAGATTGCCGGTAAAGGACAGATTGCCGTTCGTGTTACCAAGAGTGCCGTTAACCAGGGCATGGAAATGGACAGTGCCCGCGGTATGGCTTATGAAGCAGAAGTTTTCGGTCTGGTATTTTCCACCGAAGATCAAAAAGAAGGCATGGCCGCTTTCCTGGAAAAACGGAAAGCAGAATTTAAGGGAAAGTAG